The Candidatus Woesearchaeota archaeon nucleotide sequence TTTATGTCAATTTAATTTGATAATTGATTTTATAAGTCTAGGATGAGATGAGAAACATAATATAATTGATTTTACATAAAAGTTGTAATATATGTTAAATCATTTCAAATTCATAAAAAATGGTAAAGATAACTATAGTCGGAACAGGATATGTTGGCCTTGTTACAGGGACATGTTTAGCAGAAGTAGGTCATGAAGTAATTTGTGCAGATATTGATGAAAATAAAATTATAATGCTCAATAAAGGTGAAATTCCGATTTATGAACCCGGATTAAAAGAATTGGTTAACAAAAATGTAGAAAAAGGGAGATTACAGTTTACTACATATATTGACAAAGCAATTCAAGAATCTGATGTAATATTTAGTGCAGTTGGAACTCCTCCTGATGAAGACCATAAAGCTGATTTACAATATGTGAAAGCAGTAGCAACAATATTTGCAAAAAATTTAAATAAATATAAGGTATTTGTAAATAAATCAACTGTGCCTGTTGGAACTGGAGACATGGTAAAAAGAACAATATCTTCTATAACTAATACAGAGTTTGATGTAGTATCTAATCCTGAATTTTTAAGAGAAGGGGCAGCAGTAAAAGATTTTTTAAATCCGGATAGGATAGTCTTAGGTTGTGAATCTGAACATGCAAAAGAGGTAATGGGTGCAGTATATAGACCTTTTGTTAGAACTCAATCTCCTATTTTATTTACGGACATTAAAAGTGCAGAATTAATTAAATATGCTGCAAACTCGATGCTTGCAACAAGAATATCTTTTATCAATGAGATTGCAAATTTTTGTGATATAGTTGGAGCAGATATAAAAGCAGTAGCAAAAGGAATAGGTCTTGATAATAGAATTGGTCCAAAATTCTTACAGGCAGGAATTGGTTATGGTGGTTCATGTTTTCCTAAAGATGTTAATGCTTTAATTGAATCAGGAAAAGAAAATAATCATGAATTTAAGATTTTGAATTCTGTTGAGGAAGTAAATAGGAATCAAAAATTAATTGTAGTAGATAAACTAAAAGAAAGGTTAGGTTCTCTTAAGGGTAAAAATATTGCGATATGGGGAATAGCATTTAAACCAAAAACTGATGATATAAGGGAAGCTCCTGCGATTTATATAATTGAGAAACTTTTATCCGAAGGAGCAAATGTTAAAGCTTCAGATTATGTTGCTAGAGATAATTTTCAAAAAGAACATGCTCATTTTGAGATAGAAATGCATGATGACCATTATGAAATTTTGGATGATGCGGACGCATTATTATTATTAACTGAATGGGATGAGTTTAGAATATTAAATCATGAAAAGTTACATGATAAAATGAGAACTAAATTAATTATAGATGGAAGAAATATATATAATCCTAAAGAAATTATAGAAAAAGGATTTGAGTATATTGGAATTGGAAGAAAATAAGATGAAACAAAAAATTATTTTAGTTACAGGATGCGCAGGATTTATAGGTTCTCATGTTGCAGAGAATCTTCTTAAGAGGGGTGATACAGTAATTGGAGTAGATGAAGTAAATGATTATTATAATCTTCGACAAAAAGAAGCTAATTTAAAAATCTTAAAAGAGTTTGACAATTTTATTTTTTATAAGCAAGATTTAGCAGATTTTGAAGAGTTAAAAAAAGTATTTGATAATCATAGTCCAGAATATGTTGCGCACCTTGGAGCAAGAGCTGGAGTTAGACCATCAATTGAGAATCCTTTCATATATGAACATTCAAATATTAAAGCCACTCTTAACTTGCTTGAACTTGCAAAGGATTTTAAAATTCAAAATTTCGTTTTAACATCTTCAAGTTCTGTTTATGGTAATCAAAAGAAAATTCCTTTTTCTGAAACAGATAGTGTTGATTTACCAATATCACCTTATGCTGCAACTAAAAAATCAACAGAATTATTAGGTTATACCTATCATCATTTATATGGTTTAAATGTTAATGTAATTAGACCATTTACAATATATGGGCCTAGAGGAAGGCCTGATATGGCGCCATTTATTTTTGTAAGTAAAGTGAGTAAGGGCGAGTCTATTAAAAAATTTGGAGATGGTTCAACTAAAAGAGATTATACTTTTGTTCTAGATTTTGTTAAAGGATTTATTTCTGCTCTTGATACACAATTAGGTTATGAGATTTTTAACCTTGGAAATAATACTCCTGTTGATTTAAATGAATTTATTGAAACTGTTGAGAAAGTTACGGGAAAAAAAGCAATTATAGAAAAAATAGGTATGCAACCTGGAGATGTTGAGATTACTTATGCAGATATTTCTAAGGCTAAAAAGTTGCTTGATTATGAACCAAAAACAAATATTGAAGAGGGGTTGAGAGAATTTTATAATTGGTATAGAGAATTACAAAAAATACTATAATTCTCGGAAGATATTTCATAAAATCTACAAATTTAATAGTTTGAGAAAACTTAGAACTGTAAAATTTAGATTTTTTTAAACTATCTATAAAGACTTCAATAATTAATAATATTTATAAATAGCATCCAAATAAATTTTGTATGGTTAAAAAATCTTCTGAAAAACCTAAAAAAGAAATCAAAAAAGCAACTGAAGATATTTCAGTTAATTTTGACATGAAAATGTTAAAGAAATTAATTCCCGTTTTTTTTATTTTAATTGTTATGTTTTTCGCTTTTTATGTAAGATCAGGCCCTTCAGATTTAAGAGGTCTTGAAGAGAGAGTAGAGGCGAATGTTTATACGCAAATTAGAGGTGTAATTTCTCAGCAAGTGAGTGCTCAGTATCCTAATCTTGATTCTCAATATATAGATGAGATGGTTACAAAAGAATACCAAAAAGTTCTTGATACTGGAGAATATGAGTTTCAAGGACAAAAAGTTGTGATTGCAGACATTGCAAAACAAAATTCTGAGGCAGTAAAACAATCCTTTAAAGCTGATAATGGTCAAACTTATTTGAATGCAATTGATCCTT carries:
- a CDS encoding UDP-glucose/GDP-mannose dehydrogenase family protein gives rise to the protein MVKITIVGTGYVGLVTGTCLAEVGHEVICADIDENKIIMLNKGEIPIYEPGLKELVNKNVEKGRLQFTTYIDKAIQESDVIFSAVGTPPDEDHKADLQYVKAVATIFAKNLNKYKVFVNKSTVPVGTGDMVKRTISSITNTEFDVVSNPEFLREGAAVKDFLNPDRIVLGCESEHAKEVMGAVYRPFVRTQSPILFTDIKSAELIKYAANSMLATRISFINEIANFCDIVGADIKAVAKGIGLDNRIGPKFLQAGIGYGGSCFPKDVNALIESGKENNHEFKILNSVEEVNRNQKLIVVDKLKERLGSLKGKNIAIWGIAFKPKTDDIREAPAIYIIEKLLSEGANVKASDYVARDNFQKEHAHFEIEMHDDHYEILDDADALLLLTEWDEFRILNHEKLHDKMRTKLIIDGRNIYNPKEIIEKGFEYIGIGRK
- a CDS encoding GDP-mannose 4,6-dehydratase; this translates as MKQKIILVTGCAGFIGSHVAENLLKRGDTVIGVDEVNDYYNLRQKEANLKILKEFDNFIFYKQDLADFEELKKVFDNHSPEYVAHLGARAGVRPSIENPFIYEHSNIKATLNLLELAKDFKIQNFVLTSSSSVYGNQKKIPFSETDSVDLPISPYAATKKSTELLGYTYHHLYGLNVNVIRPFTIYGPRGRPDMAPFIFVSKVSKGESIKKFGDGSTKRDYTFVLDFVKGFISALDTQLGYEIFNLGNNTPVDLNEFIETVEKVTGKKAIIEKIGMQPGDVEITYADISKAKKLLDYEPKTNIEEGLREFYNWYRELQKIL